A DNA window from Aminipila luticellarii contains the following coding sequences:
- a CDS encoding sirohydrochlorin cobaltochelatase: MKKALLIVSFGTSHKETREKTIGEIERFISRAYPDRELRRAFTSSIIMKVLKTRDHMHVDNVREAMERLAEDGFKDVLVQPTHIINGEEYEKMMEQITPFKNSFDAISVGKALLTSSRDYDEVCKAIMAEVPELDQKKNADQAAKTALVLMGHGTGHFSDAAYAALDYRFKALGYENVFVGTVEGYPEVSLVLKQVKDYAPDEVVLMPLMVVAGDHAVNDMAGEQEDSWKVLFKNAGYKVTCILRGIGEFTGIQKMYLDHTADCE, translated from the coding sequence CCTATTGATCGTAAGCTTTGGGACCAGTCACAAGGAGACCAGAGAAAAGACTATTGGTGAAATTGAACGATTTATAAGCAGAGCTTACCCGGACAGGGAGCTCAGAAGAGCCTTTACCAGCAGTATTATTATGAAGGTTCTTAAAACCCGTGATCACATGCATGTGGACAATGTTCGGGAAGCGATGGAAAGGTTAGCAGAAGACGGATTTAAAGATGTGCTGGTGCAGCCTACCCATATTATAAACGGAGAAGAATACGAAAAGATGATGGAGCAGATCACGCCCTTTAAGAATAGCTTTGACGCTATTTCCGTGGGCAAGGCTCTCCTGACCTCTTCCAGAGACTATGATGAAGTCTGCAAAGCAATTATGGCGGAAGTACCGGAATTGGATCAGAAAAAAAATGCAGATCAGGCGGCTAAGACGGCGTTGGTTCTGATGGGACATGGGACAGGACATTTCTCGGATGCCGCCTATGCGGCACTGGATTACCGATTTAAGGCATTGGGCTATGAAAATGTCTTCGTAGGTACTGTGGAAGGCTATCCGGAGGTGAGTCTGGTTTTAAAACAGGTAAAGGACTACGCACCGGATGAAGTCGTGCTGATGCCGCTTATGGTAGTGGCCGGAGATCATGCGGTCAACGATATGGCAGGAGAGCAGGAAGATTCATGGAAAGTCCTCTTTAAAAATGCGGGATATAAGGTGACCTGCATCCTAAGAGGAATCGGAGAATTTACGGGAATACAAAAAATGTATTTAGATCATACAGCTGATTGTGAATAG